From a region of the Osmia lignaria lignaria isolate PbOS001 chromosome 10, iyOsmLign1, whole genome shotgun sequence genome:
- the Crag gene encoding DENN domain-containing protein Crag isoform X1 has product MDERRVADYFVIAGLPGQDNDFASDNENDEKLEDWYQEGTHVKDVHMKPPITDLAIIFPALGEQCPEGYTVLEHTVSGLPADLNHGSLRTNECYLCYRRGRDKPPLVDIGVIYDGKERIMQDAEMVLETPKGHLANVNNSSSKIFVTYRRASHKMACNSLVVTDICVILTNKGETPPHAFCVINKNLNKGMVGSDVYLCYKKSMNRANLISFKPAILFKYPTSDYSSFVFPNSVAMFCLPMGATIECWPKVACKPKPVFSTFVLTVADAAQKIYGSAITFYEELELEIDISNFKENEPLTDVLMENMKNSVEHTDIDYQELKTRIHKQPGIFKKLTPAQLEKLQFTNPATQSLNISKSICILSHWPFFDAFEKFLVFLHSMCNNKLQNVPIEKYIAYFLYDIPFPSPQRPRIFVQLSANDRLVLTQPEDLALPRSGASFRQLLINLGPDNCLLILLLILTEQKILVHSLRPDVLTSVSEAIAMILFPFKWQCPYIPLCPLGLAEVLHAPLPFLIGVDSRFFDLYDPPSDVNCVNLDTNNIAICDDKKYLNVKLLPKKAARQLRNCLDHLYSELISLGKRYSSMKDTDDEEFSVDKDFQLKRKEQAIELEIQDAFLRFTATVLKGYRAFLLPITKAPTVGSTDPTSLFNIQAFLRSRDKAHAKFYSMLVKTQMFIRFIEETSFVSDMDMAGLAFFDECTERIEEENMPLLELDESQHSERTVYIPPPEAGPNQLPITYRTFKLNPELIRPLKNFNIKNPNLSAFGIIPGSPMARRTKHEIKVAQRMARKQAAMPDRWGRCLLGTCYSLWFLHLPAMLQVSNQPATILHQAYDLLVKMPKLHLDPIEEVCYRAMMQLCGVYGQPVLAVKLLFHMKRSGVQPNALTYGFYNKAVLEATWPSDMTNSSQLMWNKLRNAIVGAALFKRAGKRSARRRLSSNAELLAVDGKTASMEHAFSRSSLDSSHSQDTEAAHSDSTKGSSVSDLPDYGPFEIKKLPRQNSIVKDSALNVIQTEELDNIQLNQRMIRNMESPLKSPVRTPVTENDPLGALMNDETPVVSPSEENDSNCSTCTLTIFNNVEERPGGPLLFRSSILPRSATFHQTVDEAGVAIGGQLQRSETMPHSVAQQGEQDKERERLEISSIWSQKDSVTSSLSSLGSSLKLSFGSTSITGKKSNEIILGGLSSLKSAATTVVKKFDEIKEAISATSTPVKLKEREYKIMHGASHESLDSMTDGSIQDRNEPLRMSGDGNLDSYTLYDLAESLYPKGSRELDERIAIELVLSSASRCHQCASILYDEEIMAGWQPEDSNLNTVCQYCDKATVPLLTITILDYRCEENEKKNDPLMGALVELLDKPKELLEPITVPYLNPLVLRKELESVLSQEGDTCLTKHKFIDEHPIVYWNLIWYFERINLSSHLPDLWLGNDKKKEQINYNAVGVKTMWDNERLHMDRLPMYLQWKLNNVDKSLMQSVITYVRRNDLAEPIKRVALERSKNPADQSLFSIYRDILFLAFTVLGRGNIDQGVFDKEYSLSLERLTEKEEKLLCKIDAPPSTMSVFCRHYFKQLSV; this is encoded by the exons ATGGATGAAAGGAGAGTAGCAGATTACTTTGTCATTGCTGGCTTACCAGGACAAGACAATGATTTTGCCAGTGAtaatgaaaatgatgaaaagttAGAAGATTGGTATCAAGAAGGAACACACGTCAAAGATGTGCACATGAAACCTCCAATTACCGATCTTGCCATTATATTTCCAGCATTGGGTGAACAATGTCCTGAAGGATATACTGTGTTAGAACACACTGTGTCAGGTCTGCCTGCTGATTTAAATCATGGAAGTTTAAGAACAAATGAATGTTACTTATGTTATCGAAGAGGAAGAGACAAACCTCCTTTAGTTGATATAG GTGTAATATATGATGGCAAAGAACGTATAATGCAGGATGCGGAAATGGTATTGGAAACTCCGAAAGGGCATCTAGCGAACGTGAATAATTCGTCGTCAAAAATATTCGTGACATACAGACGCGCAAGTCATAAAATGGCATGCAATTCATTAGTGGTGACAGACATATGTGTCATCTTAACAAATAAAGGAGAAACGCCCCCACATGCATTTtgtgttattaataaaaatttgaataaaggcATGGTGGGCAGCGACGTATATTTGTGTTATAAGAAATCCATGAATCGAgcaaatttaatatcatttaagcCTGCTATATTGTTCAAATATCCGACATCTGATTATAGCAGTTTTGTCTTCCCAAATTCTGTCGCAATGTTTTGTTTACCGATGGGAGCAACGATTGAATGCTGGCCGAAAGTTGCATGCAAACCTAAGCCAGTGTTTTCAACATTTGTTTTAACAGtggcagatgcagctcaaaagATATACGGTTCGGCAATAACGTTTTATGAAGAACTTGAATTAGAAatagatatttcaaattttaaagaaaacgaACCACTTACTGATGTACTCATGGAGAACATGAAGAATTCTG TTGAACACACAGATATTGACTATCAGGAGTTGAAAACAAGAATACACAAACAACCTGGAATATTTAAGAAACTTACTCCTGCACAGTTGGAAAAGTTACAATTCACAAATCCTGCCACTCAATCATTGAATATAAGTAAATCTATATGCATCCTGTCTCATTGGCCATTTTTTGACGCATTTGAAAAGTTTTTAGTGTTTTTACATAGCATGTGTAATAACAAACTGCAGAACGTTCCTATTGAGAAATATATAGCATATTTTTTGTACGACATACCATTTCCGAGCCCACAAAGACCAAGAATTTTCGTACAGTTAAGTGCTAATGATAGATTGGTTTTGACTCAGCCAGAAGATTTGGCGCTACCTAGGTCTGGTGCCAGTTTTCGACAATTACTCATCAATTTAGGACCTGACAATTGTTTACTTATATTATTGTTAATCCTTACTGAACAGAAAATACTTGTACATTCATTGCGTCCTGATGTACTTACATCAGTAAGCGAAGCAATCGCTATGATACTATTCCCATTTAAGTGGCAATGTCCATATATACCTTTGTGCCCATTAGGTTTAGCTGag GTTCTGCATGCACCATTACCGTTTTTAATAGGCGTTGATTCTAGATTTTTTGATTTATACGATCCTCCCTCTGACGTTAATTGTGTAAATTTAGACACAAACAATATTGCAATTTGTGACgacaagaaatatttaaatgtgAAATTATTGCCTAAAAAAGCAGCCAGGCAACTTAGAAACTGTCTGGATCATCTTTATTCGGAATTGATTTCTTTGGGAAAGAGATATTCATCTATGAAAG ATACAGATGACGAGGAATTCAGTGTTGACAAAGACTTTCAGCTAAAACGAAAAGAACAAGCTATAGAACTCGAGATTCAGGATGCTTTTTTAAGATTCACTGCTACGGTATTAAAAGGATATCGTGCTTTTTTATTGCCGATTACAAAAGCTCCAACTGTTGGTTCTACTGATCCAACCAGTTTATTTAACATACAAGCGTTTCTCAGAAGCCGAGATAAGGCTCATGCAAAATTTTATAGTATGTTAGTGAAGACTCAGATGTTTATAAG GTTTATAGAAGAGACAAGCTTTGTATCCGATATGGATATGGCTGGTTTAGCGTTTTTTGACGAATGTACAGAGCGCATCGAGGAAGAAAATa TGCCTCTTTTGGAGTTGGATGAATCTCAACATAGTGAACGAACCGTATATATACCTCCACCGGAAGCTGGTCCGAATCAATTGCCGATAACATATCGCACGTTTAAATTAAATCCCGAACTAATAAGACCACTGAAAAATTTCAACATAAAAAATCCGAACTTAAGTGCCTTCGGAATAATACCAGGAAGTCCTATGGCGCGCAGAACCAAGCATGAAATTAAAGTGGCGCAAAGGATGGCGCGTAAACAG GCAGCAATGCCAGATAGGTGGGGCAGATGTCTACTCGGCACTTGTTATAGCCTTTGGTTCCTGCATTTACCAGCTATGTTACAAGTTTCCAATCAGCCGGCTACAATTTTACATCAAGCTTACGATCTATTAGTTAAAATGCCAAAATTACACCTTGATCCTATCGAAGaa GTTTGCTATAGAGCTATGATGCAACTGTGCGGTGTTTATGGACAGCCTGTTCTAgcagtaaaattattatttcatatgaaACGTAGTGGAGTTCAACCAAATGCTCTTACTTATGGATTTTATAACAag GCTGTACTGGAAGCAACTTGGCCATCTGATATGACAAATTCCAGTCAGTTGATGTGGAATAAATTGCGAAACGCTATTGTTGGAGCAGCTTTATTTAAACGTGCCGGTAAAAGAAGTGCAAGAAGAAGACTAAGTTCAAATGCAGAATTATTAGCTGTAGATGGCAAAACTGCAAGTATGGAACATGCATTTTCTAGGTCTAGTCTTGATAGTTCTCATTCTCAAGACACCGAGGCCGCGCATAGTGATT CTACTAAAGGCAGTTCCGTCTCAGATTTGCCAGACTATGGACCATTTGAAATAAAGAAGCTCCCTCGTCAGAATAGTATCGTTAAGGATTCAGCGTTAAATGTTATACAAACAGAAGAATTGGATAATATACAATTGAATCAAag AATGATTCGGAATATGGAATCACCGCTAAAAAGTCCGGTTCGTACACCAGTTACAGAAAATGACCCATTGGGTGCTTTAATGAACGACGAAACACCAGTTGTTTCACCTTCCGAAGAGAATGATTCAAATTGTTCAACGTGTACTTTAACTATCTTCAACAACGTTGAGGAACGACCAGGGGGTCCCCTTTTATTTCGaag TAGTATTTTACCACGTAGTGCGACGTTTCATCAAACAGTAGATGAAGCTGGTGTAGCAATAGGTGGTCAGTTGCAGAGGAGTGAAACAATGCCGCATTCCGTAGCACAGCAAGGTGAACAAGACAAGGAACGGGAAAGATTAGAAATAAGTAGCATTTGGTCCCAGAAAGATAGTGTTACTTCGAGTCTTTCAAGTCTGGGTTCAAGTCTGAAACTGAGTTTTGG TTCCACAAGTATAACGGGAAAGAAATCTAATGAAATAATACTCGGTGGTTTAAGTAGTCTAAAGTCTGCTGCTACAACTGTGGTAAAAAAGTTTGACGAAATTAAAGAGGCAATTTCTGCGACAAGCACACCTGTAAAACTTAAGGAACGGGAATATAAAATAATGCACGGGGCATCACACGAATCTTTAGATTCCATGACCGATGGATCTATACAGGATAGAAATGAACCTCTTAGAATGTCTG GAGATGGAAATTTAGATTCTTATACATTATATGATTTGGCGGAGAGTTTATATCCAAAAGGTTCTAGAGAACTAGATGAACGAATTGCTATTGAACTCGTATTATCTAGTGCAAGTAGATGTCATCAATGTGCATCTATACTTTACGACGAGGAAATAATGGCTGGTTGGCAACCGGAGGACTCAAATTTAAATACGGTTTGTCAGTACTGCGATAAAGCAACAGTACCTCTACTTACTATAACGATATTGGATTACAG atgtgaagaaaatgaaaagaaaaatgatcctCTAATGGGAGCGTTAGTTGAACTTTTGGATAAACCAAAAGAATTATTAGAACCCATCACAGTACCCTACTTGAATCCTCTAGTTTTAAGGAAGGAGCTAGAAAGTGTTTTAAGTCAAGAAGGTGACACGTGTCTTACAAAGCATAAATTTATCGACGAACATCCAATAGTATACTGGAATCTTATATGGTATTTCGAAAGAATTAATTTATCGAGTCACCTTCCGGATTTGTGGTTGGGTAATGATAAAAAGAAGGAACAGATTAATTATAACGCGGTGGGTGTGAAAACTATGTGGGATAACGAAAGACTTCACATGGATCGCTTGCCTATGTACCTCCAGTGGAAGTTGAATAATGTAGATAAAAG tttAATGCAGTCAGTGATTACCTACGTTCGCCGAAATGATTTAGCGGAACCTATAAAAAGAGTGGCCTTAGAAAGAAGTAAAAATCCAGCTGATCAATCTCTATTTTCTATATATCGGGATATCTTGTTTTTGGCATTTACCGTTTTGGGTAGAGGAAATATTGATCAAG GTGTATTCGACAAAGAATATTCGCTATCGTTAGAGAGATTAacggaaaaagaagagaagctGTTATGTAAAATCGATGCTCCGCCCTCAACGATGTCAGTGTTCTGTAGACACTATTTTAAGCAATTAAGtgtataa
- the Crag gene encoding DENN domain-containing protein Crag isoform X2 encodes MDERRVADYFVIAGLPGQDNDFASDNENDEKLEDWYQEGTHVKDVHMKPPITDLAIIFPALGEQCPEGYTVLEHTVSGLPADLNHGSLRTNECYLCYRRGRDKPPLVDIGVIYDGKERIMQDAEMVLETPKGHLANVNNSSSKIFVTYRRASHKMACNSLVVTDICVILTNKGETPPHAFCVINKNLNKGMVGSDVYLCYKKSMNRANLISFKPAILFKYPTSDYSSFVFPNSVAMFCLPMGATIECWPKVACKPKPVFSTFVLTVADAAQKIYGSAITFYEELELEIDISNFKENEPLTDVLMENMKNSVEHTDIDYQELKTRIHKQPGIFKKLTPAQLEKLQFTNPATQSLNISKSICILSHWPFFDAFEKFLVFLHSMCNNKLQNVPIEKYIAYFLYDIPFPSPQRPRIFVQLSANDRLVLTQPEDLALPRSGASFRQLLINLGPDNCLLILLLILTEQKILVHSLRPDVLTSVSEAIAMILFPFKWQCPYIPLCPLGLAEVLHAPLPFLIGVDSRFFDLYDPPSDVNCVNLDTNNIAICDDKKYLNVKLLPKKAARQLRNCLDHLYSELISLGKRYSSMKDTDDEEFSVDKDFQLKRKEQAIELEIQDAFLRFTATVLKGYRAFLLPITKAPTVGSTDPTSLFNIQAFLRSRDKAHAKFYSMLVKTQMFIRFIEETSFVSDMDMAGLAFFDECTERIEEENMPLLELDESQHSERTVYIPPPEAGPNQLPITYRTFKLNPELIRPLKNFNIKNPNLSAFGIIPGSPMARRTKHEIKVAQRMARKQAAMPDRWGRCLLGTCYSLWFLHLPAMLQVSNQPATILHQAYDLLVKMPKLHLDPIEEVCYRAMMQLCGVYGQPVLAVKLLFHMKRSGVQPNALTYGFYNKAVLEATWPSDMTNSSQLMWNKLRNAIVGAALFKRAGKRSARRRLSSNAELLAVDGKTASMEHAFSRSSLDSSHSQDTEAAHSDYLPDYGPFEIKKLPRQNSIVKDSALNVIQTEELDNIQLNQRMIRNMESPLKSPVRTPVTENDPLGALMNDETPVVSPSEENDSNCSTCTLTIFNNVEERPGGPLLFRSSILPRSATFHQTVDEAGVAIGGQLQRSETMPHSVAQQGEQDKERERLEISSIWSQKDSVTSSLSSLGSSLKLSFGSTSITGKKSNEIILGGLSSLKSAATTVVKKFDEIKEAISATSTPVKLKEREYKIMHGASHESLDSMTDGSIQDRNEPLRMSGDGNLDSYTLYDLAESLYPKGSRELDERIAIELVLSSASRCHQCASILYDEEIMAGWQPEDSNLNTVCQYCDKATVPLLTITILDYRCEENEKKNDPLMGALVELLDKPKELLEPITVPYLNPLVLRKELESVLSQEGDTCLTKHKFIDEHPIVYWNLIWYFERINLSSHLPDLWLGNDKKKEQINYNAVGVKTMWDNERLHMDRLPMYLQWKLNNVDKSLMQSVITYVRRNDLAEPIKRVALERSKNPADQSLFSIYRDILFLAFTVLGRGNIDQGVFDKEYSLSLERLTEKEEKLLCKIDAPPSTMSVFCRHYFKQLSV; translated from the exons ATGGATGAAAGGAGAGTAGCAGATTACTTTGTCATTGCTGGCTTACCAGGACAAGACAATGATTTTGCCAGTGAtaatgaaaatgatgaaaagttAGAAGATTGGTATCAAGAAGGAACACACGTCAAAGATGTGCACATGAAACCTCCAATTACCGATCTTGCCATTATATTTCCAGCATTGGGTGAACAATGTCCTGAAGGATATACTGTGTTAGAACACACTGTGTCAGGTCTGCCTGCTGATTTAAATCATGGAAGTTTAAGAACAAATGAATGTTACTTATGTTATCGAAGAGGAAGAGACAAACCTCCTTTAGTTGATATAG GTGTAATATATGATGGCAAAGAACGTATAATGCAGGATGCGGAAATGGTATTGGAAACTCCGAAAGGGCATCTAGCGAACGTGAATAATTCGTCGTCAAAAATATTCGTGACATACAGACGCGCAAGTCATAAAATGGCATGCAATTCATTAGTGGTGACAGACATATGTGTCATCTTAACAAATAAAGGAGAAACGCCCCCACATGCATTTtgtgttattaataaaaatttgaataaaggcATGGTGGGCAGCGACGTATATTTGTGTTATAAGAAATCCATGAATCGAgcaaatttaatatcatttaagcCTGCTATATTGTTCAAATATCCGACATCTGATTATAGCAGTTTTGTCTTCCCAAATTCTGTCGCAATGTTTTGTTTACCGATGGGAGCAACGATTGAATGCTGGCCGAAAGTTGCATGCAAACCTAAGCCAGTGTTTTCAACATTTGTTTTAACAGtggcagatgcagctcaaaagATATACGGTTCGGCAATAACGTTTTATGAAGAACTTGAATTAGAAatagatatttcaaattttaaagaaaacgaACCACTTACTGATGTACTCATGGAGAACATGAAGAATTCTG TTGAACACACAGATATTGACTATCAGGAGTTGAAAACAAGAATACACAAACAACCTGGAATATTTAAGAAACTTACTCCTGCACAGTTGGAAAAGTTACAATTCACAAATCCTGCCACTCAATCATTGAATATAAGTAAATCTATATGCATCCTGTCTCATTGGCCATTTTTTGACGCATTTGAAAAGTTTTTAGTGTTTTTACATAGCATGTGTAATAACAAACTGCAGAACGTTCCTATTGAGAAATATATAGCATATTTTTTGTACGACATACCATTTCCGAGCCCACAAAGACCAAGAATTTTCGTACAGTTAAGTGCTAATGATAGATTGGTTTTGACTCAGCCAGAAGATTTGGCGCTACCTAGGTCTGGTGCCAGTTTTCGACAATTACTCATCAATTTAGGACCTGACAATTGTTTACTTATATTATTGTTAATCCTTACTGAACAGAAAATACTTGTACATTCATTGCGTCCTGATGTACTTACATCAGTAAGCGAAGCAATCGCTATGATACTATTCCCATTTAAGTGGCAATGTCCATATATACCTTTGTGCCCATTAGGTTTAGCTGag GTTCTGCATGCACCATTACCGTTTTTAATAGGCGTTGATTCTAGATTTTTTGATTTATACGATCCTCCCTCTGACGTTAATTGTGTAAATTTAGACACAAACAATATTGCAATTTGTGACgacaagaaatatttaaatgtgAAATTATTGCCTAAAAAAGCAGCCAGGCAACTTAGAAACTGTCTGGATCATCTTTATTCGGAATTGATTTCTTTGGGAAAGAGATATTCATCTATGAAAG ATACAGATGACGAGGAATTCAGTGTTGACAAAGACTTTCAGCTAAAACGAAAAGAACAAGCTATAGAACTCGAGATTCAGGATGCTTTTTTAAGATTCACTGCTACGGTATTAAAAGGATATCGTGCTTTTTTATTGCCGATTACAAAAGCTCCAACTGTTGGTTCTACTGATCCAACCAGTTTATTTAACATACAAGCGTTTCTCAGAAGCCGAGATAAGGCTCATGCAAAATTTTATAGTATGTTAGTGAAGACTCAGATGTTTATAAG GTTTATAGAAGAGACAAGCTTTGTATCCGATATGGATATGGCTGGTTTAGCGTTTTTTGACGAATGTACAGAGCGCATCGAGGAAGAAAATa TGCCTCTTTTGGAGTTGGATGAATCTCAACATAGTGAACGAACCGTATATATACCTCCACCGGAAGCTGGTCCGAATCAATTGCCGATAACATATCGCACGTTTAAATTAAATCCCGAACTAATAAGACCACTGAAAAATTTCAACATAAAAAATCCGAACTTAAGTGCCTTCGGAATAATACCAGGAAGTCCTATGGCGCGCAGAACCAAGCATGAAATTAAAGTGGCGCAAAGGATGGCGCGTAAACAG GCAGCAATGCCAGATAGGTGGGGCAGATGTCTACTCGGCACTTGTTATAGCCTTTGGTTCCTGCATTTACCAGCTATGTTACAAGTTTCCAATCAGCCGGCTACAATTTTACATCAAGCTTACGATCTATTAGTTAAAATGCCAAAATTACACCTTGATCCTATCGAAGaa GTTTGCTATAGAGCTATGATGCAACTGTGCGGTGTTTATGGACAGCCTGTTCTAgcagtaaaattattatttcatatgaaACGTAGTGGAGTTCAACCAAATGCTCTTACTTATGGATTTTATAACAag GCTGTACTGGAAGCAACTTGGCCATCTGATATGACAAATTCCAGTCAGTTGATGTGGAATAAATTGCGAAACGCTATTGTTGGAGCAGCTTTATTTAAACGTGCCGGTAAAAGAAGTGCAAGAAGAAGACTAAGTTCAAATGCAGAATTATTAGCTGTAGATGGCAAAACTGCAAGTATGGAACATGCATTTTCTAGGTCTAGTCTTGATAGTTCTCATTCTCAAGACACCGAGGCCGCGCATAGTGATT ATTTGCCAGACTATGGACCATTTGAAATAAAGAAGCTCCCTCGTCAGAATAGTATCGTTAAGGATTCAGCGTTAAATGTTATACAAACAGAAGAATTGGATAATATACAATTGAATCAAag AATGATTCGGAATATGGAATCACCGCTAAAAAGTCCGGTTCGTACACCAGTTACAGAAAATGACCCATTGGGTGCTTTAATGAACGACGAAACACCAGTTGTTTCACCTTCCGAAGAGAATGATTCAAATTGTTCAACGTGTACTTTAACTATCTTCAACAACGTTGAGGAACGACCAGGGGGTCCCCTTTTATTTCGaag TAGTATTTTACCACGTAGTGCGACGTTTCATCAAACAGTAGATGAAGCTGGTGTAGCAATAGGTGGTCAGTTGCAGAGGAGTGAAACAATGCCGCATTCCGTAGCACAGCAAGGTGAACAAGACAAGGAACGGGAAAGATTAGAAATAAGTAGCATTTGGTCCCAGAAAGATAGTGTTACTTCGAGTCTTTCAAGTCTGGGTTCAAGTCTGAAACTGAGTTTTGG TTCCACAAGTATAACGGGAAAGAAATCTAATGAAATAATACTCGGTGGTTTAAGTAGTCTAAAGTCTGCTGCTACAACTGTGGTAAAAAAGTTTGACGAAATTAAAGAGGCAATTTCTGCGACAAGCACACCTGTAAAACTTAAGGAACGGGAATATAAAATAATGCACGGGGCATCACACGAATCTTTAGATTCCATGACCGATGGATCTATACAGGATAGAAATGAACCTCTTAGAATGTCTG GAGATGGAAATTTAGATTCTTATACATTATATGATTTGGCGGAGAGTTTATATCCAAAAGGTTCTAGAGAACTAGATGAACGAATTGCTATTGAACTCGTATTATCTAGTGCAAGTAGATGTCATCAATGTGCATCTATACTTTACGACGAGGAAATAATGGCTGGTTGGCAACCGGAGGACTCAAATTTAAATACGGTTTGTCAGTACTGCGATAAAGCAACAGTACCTCTACTTACTATAACGATATTGGATTACAG atgtgaagaaaatgaaaagaaaaatgatcctCTAATGGGAGCGTTAGTTGAACTTTTGGATAAACCAAAAGAATTATTAGAACCCATCACAGTACCCTACTTGAATCCTCTAGTTTTAAGGAAGGAGCTAGAAAGTGTTTTAAGTCAAGAAGGTGACACGTGTCTTACAAAGCATAAATTTATCGACGAACATCCAATAGTATACTGGAATCTTATATGGTATTTCGAAAGAATTAATTTATCGAGTCACCTTCCGGATTTGTGGTTGGGTAATGATAAAAAGAAGGAACAGATTAATTATAACGCGGTGGGTGTGAAAACTATGTGGGATAACGAAAGACTTCACATGGATCGCTTGCCTATGTACCTCCAGTGGAAGTTGAATAATGTAGATAAAAG tttAATGCAGTCAGTGATTACCTACGTTCGCCGAAATGATTTAGCGGAACCTATAAAAAGAGTGGCCTTAGAAAGAAGTAAAAATCCAGCTGATCAATCTCTATTTTCTATATATCGGGATATCTTGTTTTTGGCATTTACCGTTTTGGGTAGAGGAAATATTGATCAAG GTGTATTCGACAAAGAATATTCGCTATCGTTAGAGAGATTAacggaaaaagaagagaagctGTTATGTAAAATCGATGCTCCGCCCTCAACGATGTCAGTGTTCTGTAGACACTATTTTAAGCAATTAAGtgtataa